A genome region from Jeongeupia sp. HS-3 includes the following:
- a CDS encoding helix-turn-helix transcriptional regulator, whose amino-acid sequence MENKDVVIRLSALAQETRLAVYRLLVTAGPDGLAVGRIGESLGVAPATLSFHLKELAHAGLITAKQESRFIYYSANYAAMNALLAFLTDNCCGGAPCGIAPQACDDSCC is encoded by the coding sequence ATGGAAAACAAAGACGTAGTCATCCGCCTCTCTGCGCTGGCGCAGGAAACCCGTCTGGCCGTGTACCGGCTGCTCGTCACCGCCGGCCCCGACGGCCTGGCCGTCGGCCGGATCGGCGAGTCGCTCGGTGTGGCCCCGGCGACGCTGTCCTTCCACCTGAAGGAGCTGGCGCATGCCGGGCTGATCACCGCAAAGCAGGAGAGCCGCTTCATTTATTACTCGGCCAACTACGCGGCAATGAACGCCTTGCTGGCTTTCCTCACCGACAACTGCTGTGGCGGCGCGCCGTGCGGTATCGCGCCGCAAGCCTGCGATGATAGCTGCTGTTAA